In Amycolatopsis coloradensis, one genomic interval encodes:
- a CDS encoding S8 family peptidase, with amino-acid sequence MRETRQARWLSRAGMVSAVAVAVSVTAAPAQAAEGRILAAGSAEAIPNSYIVTLKDGGIVDALANRFGAKVEQVYSSSLKGFSATLSERQAKRLAADPSVASVEQNQLVHADATQTNPPSWGLDRVDQRNLPLDKKYTSTSTGAGVNVYVIDTGVRISHQTFGGRARNGYDFVDNDAVAQDGNGHGTHVAGTIAGSQYGIAKGATVYGVRVLNNSGSGTTAGVIAGIDWVTKNHVKPAAANMSLGGGASSTLDDAVRRSIAAGVTYGVAAGNSNSNASGFSPARVTQAITVGSAIETDARSSFSNYGSVVDIFAPGTNITSSWNTNDTATNTISGTSMATPHVVGVAARFLQNNKTATPAQVATALINAATPGKVTNPGSGSPNRLLYWAPSA; translated from the coding sequence ATGCGAGAGACGAGACAAGCGCGTTGGCTGTCGCGTGCCGGAATGGTGAGCGCGGTCGCGGTGGCGGTCAGCGTGACCGCCGCTCCGGCCCAAGCCGCCGAAGGACGGATCCTCGCCGCGGGATCCGCCGAAGCGATCCCGAACAGCTACATCGTCACGCTGAAGGACGGCGGCATCGTCGACGCGCTGGCGAACCGCTTCGGCGCGAAGGTCGAGCAGGTCTACAGCAGCTCGCTCAAGGGCTTCTCCGCGACACTGTCGGAGCGGCAGGCCAAGCGGCTCGCCGCCGACCCCTCGGTGGCGTCCGTCGAACAGAACCAGCTCGTCCACGCGGACGCGACCCAGACCAACCCGCCGTCCTGGGGTCTCGACCGCGTCGACCAGCGCAACCTCCCGCTCGACAAGAAATACACCAGCACCAGCACCGGCGCCGGCGTGAACGTCTACGTCATCGACACCGGCGTGCGGATCAGCCACCAGACTTTCGGCGGCCGCGCCCGCAACGGCTACGACTTCGTCGACAACGACGCGGTCGCCCAGGACGGCAACGGCCATGGCACCCACGTCGCAGGCACCATCGCCGGATCGCAGTACGGAATCGCCAAGGGCGCCACCGTCTACGGCGTCCGCGTCCTCAACAACTCCGGCAGCGGCACCACCGCCGGGGTCATCGCGGGCATCGACTGGGTAACCAAGAACCACGTCAAACCGGCCGCGGCCAACATGAGCCTCGGCGGCGGCGCCTCCAGCACGCTCGATGACGCCGTCCGCCGGTCGATCGCCGCGGGCGTCACCTACGGCGTGGCCGCCGGGAATTCCAACTCGAACGCCTCGGGATTCTCCCCCGCCCGCGTGACACAGGCGATCACCGTCGGCTCGGCCATCGAAACCGACGCGCGTTCCAGCTTCTCCAACTACGGCAGCGTCGTGGACATCTTCGCGCCGGGCACGAACATCACGTCGTCGTGGAACACCAACGACACCGCGACGAACACCATCAGCGGCACCTCGATGGCGACCCCGCACGTGGTCGGTGTCGCGGCCCGCTTCCTGCAGAACAACAAGACCGCCACACCCGCGCAGGTGGCCACCGCGCTGATCAACGCGGCCACCCCCGGCAAGGTGACCAACCCGGGCTCCGGTTCCCCGAACCGGCTCCTGTACTGGGCGCCGTCCGCCTGA
- a CDS encoding SGNH/GDSL hydrolase family protein gives MAGTALTLAGIGTPALATAERQVYVAMGDSFSAGSVVLPQSDLLTCARSAINYAGLLAKQLDVDELRDVTCGAATTSHFGNPQKGIVSGTNPPQYDALSADTTLVTVGIGGNDVGLVGLATSCVNLLPVGASCKAANTTGGVDKYATKIDAFAATYGTVIEQIRQRAPRAEVVMVGYPTGIKPGGCWPLVPVLPQDADYIQANIDRLNARMAEQSAAHGAKYVDIRTPSIGHDACQPIGVKWIEGLIPSVVNNSFAPLHPNAAGLAAVVPSIRKVL, from the coding sequence GTGGCGGGCACCGCACTGACCCTCGCCGGAATCGGGACACCGGCCCTCGCCACGGCGGAACGCCAGGTGTACGTCGCGATGGGTGACTCGTTCTCGGCAGGCTCGGTGGTCCTGCCGCAGTCCGATCTGCTCACCTGCGCCCGGTCGGCGATCAACTACGCCGGCCTGCTGGCGAAGCAGCTCGACGTCGACGAACTGCGCGACGTCACCTGCGGCGCGGCGACGACGTCCCATTTCGGCAACCCGCAGAAGGGCATCGTCTCCGGAACCAACCCGCCGCAGTACGACGCGCTCTCGGCCGACACGACACTGGTGACCGTCGGGATCGGCGGCAACGACGTCGGCCTGGTCGGGCTTGCGACGTCGTGCGTGAACCTGCTGCCGGTGGGTGCCTCCTGCAAGGCGGCCAACACCACGGGCGGGGTGGACAAGTACGCCACCAAGATCGACGCCTTCGCCGCGACCTACGGCACGGTCATCGAGCAGATCCGCCAGCGCGCCCCGCGCGCCGAGGTCGTCATGGTGGGCTACCCGACCGGGATCAAGCCGGGCGGATGCTGGCCGCTCGTCCCGGTCCTGCCGCAGGACGCCGACTACATCCAGGCCAACATCGACCGGCTCAACGCGCGGATGGCCGAGCAGTCCGCCGCGCACGGCGCAAAGTACGTCGACATCCGGACGCCGAGCATCGGGCACGACGCCTGTCAGCCGATCGGCGTCAAGTGGATCGAGGGGCTCATCCCGTCGGTGGTGAACAACAGCTTCGCTCCGCTGCACCCGAACGCCGCCGGTCTCGCCGCCGTGGTGCCGAGTATCCGGAAGGTGCTGTAG
- a CDS encoding helix-turn-helix domain-containing protein: MTKAPARPWRRLDASVLTRLEPDTAAIASAAMDQVRAGLRTPLDDRTAANLQVTLDVALHAFFSEIGHPDITTDREVYRAQGRAQHTAGRSLEEMLGFYQSAALGVWRQLTSAAPAVDLPTQAIVELGEALFAFIAELSAAAADGYAEARSQAARAGQARRDRLLGLLLAEPAATRDQLDDVANQAAWVLPGRLVIAVTSADMAPQLLDRMPGRVLVGRHHDLTAIVMPADRLEWYLGRLRDLLGDDQAGVGPVVPLRSAALSARRASALWRLTRTGALGDSPLVHTVDHRIDLLLTADPELAAEFAKDVLAPLAGLPEPARQRLTTTLAAWLARPDQPQAIGVELHVHVQTVRYRIRQLRTLFGGTIDDPAGRFALAIALRIDPLVSREPTNRSERGVHPLRPDDGQQA, translated from the coding sequence ATGACGAAGGCGCCGGCACGGCCCTGGCGCAGGCTGGACGCTTCAGTGCTGACACGGCTGGAGCCGGACACCGCCGCGATCGCGTCCGCCGCGATGGACCAGGTCCGCGCCGGGCTCCGGACCCCGCTGGACGACCGGACGGCGGCGAACCTCCAGGTCACCCTCGACGTCGCCTTGCACGCCTTCTTCAGCGAGATCGGGCATCCCGACATCACGACCGACCGGGAGGTCTACCGGGCGCAGGGCCGGGCCCAGCACACCGCCGGCCGCAGCCTCGAGGAGATGCTCGGCTTTTACCAATCGGCGGCGCTGGGCGTCTGGCGGCAGCTCACCTCGGCGGCGCCCGCGGTGGATCTGCCGACCCAGGCGATCGTCGAACTCGGTGAAGCACTGTTCGCCTTCATCGCGGAACTCTCGGCCGCGGCCGCCGACGGGTACGCCGAAGCGCGATCACAGGCGGCGCGAGCCGGGCAAGCACGGCGCGACCGGCTCCTCGGCCTCCTGCTCGCCGAACCGGCCGCCACCCGCGACCAGCTCGACGACGTCGCGAACCAAGCCGCATGGGTGCTGCCCGGTCGGCTCGTCATCGCCGTCACCAGCGCCGATATGGCACCGCAGCTGCTGGACCGGATGCCGGGACGGGTGCTGGTCGGCCGTCACCATGATCTGACCGCGATCGTCATGCCCGCCGACCGGCTCGAGTGGTACCTCGGCCGGTTGCGGGACCTGCTCGGCGACGACCAGGCCGGCGTCGGCCCGGTCGTACCGCTTCGCTCGGCCGCGCTCAGCGCCCGCCGGGCGAGCGCGCTGTGGCGGCTGACGCGCACCGGCGCGCTCGGCGACAGCCCGCTGGTCCACACCGTCGACCACCGCATCGATCTGCTGCTGACCGCCGATCCCGAACTCGCCGCCGAGTTCGCGAAGGACGTCCTCGCGCCGCTGGCCGGTCTGCCCGAACCGGCGAGGCAACGGCTCACCACGACCCTCGCGGCGTGGCTCGCCCGGCCGGACCAGCCACAGGCGATCGGCGTCGAACTGCACGTCCACGTCCAGACCGTCCGGTACCGGATCCGGCAGTTGCGGACGCTCTTCGGCGGCACGATCGACGATCCGGCCGGGCGCTTCGCGCTGGCGATCGCGCTGAGAATCGATCCGCTGGTATCGAGGGAACCTACAAACCGCTCAGAGCGGGGCGTCCATCCGCTGCGTCCCGACGACGGACAGCAGGCGTAA
- a CDS encoding helix-turn-helix transcriptional regulator, with protein sequence MDRRQLADFLRTRRERITPSDVGLPAGRRRRTPGLRREEVAQLAFISTEYYTRLEQARGPRPSREVLAGLSRALRLSDVERDHLHHLAGAPPGPPPGPSREVRPSLLALLHRLPQAAAIVLSATYEVLAWNDLAAALMEDFSALPRRDRNLVRRAFLAPRPDGRRLYGVSDVDEFSASAVRNLRATAGRYPDDPEVTGLIRELLDGSEEFARLWAAHDVCAAPTLCKIFRHPVVGPVSVNCDVLDISDRDQQVVIYTADPGTPSENALRLLSVVGTQRMDAPL encoded by the coding sequence GTGGACAGACGACAACTCGCGGACTTCCTGCGCACCAGGCGCGAGCGGATCACTCCCTCGGACGTCGGCCTCCCCGCCGGGCGCCGCCGCCGTACTCCCGGGCTGCGGCGTGAGGAAGTGGCGCAGCTGGCGTTCATCTCGACCGAGTACTACACCCGGCTGGAGCAGGCCCGTGGTCCACGGCCCTCTCGTGAGGTGCTGGCCGGGCTGAGTAGGGCCCTTCGGTTGTCGGACGTGGAACGCGATCACCTGCATCACCTCGCCGGCGCGCCGCCGGGACCACCGCCCGGCCCGTCCCGGGAGGTCCGGCCGAGCCTTCTCGCGCTGTTGCACCGTCTTCCGCAGGCGGCGGCGATCGTACTGTCGGCGACCTACGAGGTGCTCGCCTGGAACGACCTCGCCGCCGCGTTGATGGAGGACTTCTCCGCACTGCCGCGGCGGGACCGTAACCTCGTGCGCCGCGCGTTCCTCGCGCCGCGGCCGGACGGGCGGCGGCTCTACGGTGTGTCCGATGTGGACGAGTTCTCCGCGAGCGCGGTCCGCAACCTCCGGGCCACCGCGGGTCGTTATCCCGACGACCCCGAGGTCACCGGGCTGATCCGGGAACTCCTCGACGGCAGCGAGGAATTCGCCCGGCTGTGGGCAGCGCACGACGTGTGCGCCGCGCCCACCCTGTGCAAGATCTTCCGGCATCCGGTGGTCGGCCCGGTCAGCGTGAACTGCGACGTCCTCGACATTTCCGACCGCGATCAGCAGGTCGTGATCTACACCGCCGACCCCGGAACGCCGTCGGAGAACGCCTTACGCCTGCTGTCCGTCGTCGGGACGCAGCGGATGGACGCCCCGCTCTGA